The segment GTTGTGGGCGAGCCAGCGGGCGAGCCAGGTCCGGCAGAGGAGATGTCGACGATGGTCGTCGTTGCGCCGGTGTTCCTCAGCCGCCCGGCGCAGCCCGTCTCCGGTGTCGGCGTCCCACGCCAGTACGGCGTGGAGTTCGGTGATCCGACCCACCAGGTGTTCTGGGGGCTCGGCTGGAAGGGCGTCCAGGTAGTCCCGGGTCTCGGTGTCCTCTTGGGCCCGTTGGTGCCATTCGGCTCGCTCGAGCAGGTCCTCTGGGGACATGCCCCGTGGGGCGGGCGTCCGGCGCGGTGCTCGGCTGGTCGGCGTGAGCGGCAGGAAGTCGACGACCGGTTCCGCGGCGAGGAGGGACCGGATCCGGTCGCCCTGGGCGGTGGTTCCGTTGCGCTCGTCGAACCGTGCGGCGAGGTCGAGGGCCAGCTCTGTCATCTCCTGGCGCATGGTCGCGACCGGAGTGGTGGGGTCTTCGTGCACGCTCCAGGCGACCAGCTCCTCGCCGCGTCCAGCGTCGTCCAGCCTGCGCATGAGCAGCGCGATGGCCGCCGCCATCTCCATCGTGCCGTTGGGGCGGTTGAGGTCGCGCAGCCGGTGGGCCGAACGCCGCACCTCGATGAGCCCCTGGTCCTCGTTGCCGGTCATCGCGCAGAACTCGATGTGCATCGCCATGTACTCGATGCGGTACGGCCGCTCGCTGAGCTCCCACGCGGAGCGGCGTCGCGCGAGTGCCACGTCGCTGGTCGCGCCCGCCTTGGTCAGGGGAAGGAGCATGAGGCACTGGATGGGGGTAGGTGGCTCGTCGAACTCGACGTCGCCCACGAGCGCGGGGCGGGCGATCTCCCGCGCCCGGGCGAGGGACGTCTCGTCCCCCCGCCGAACCAGGCGTTCGACGTCCACTTCGAAGTCCCACACCGATCGCGGCCTGGGGCCGCCCGACTCCCACCACAGGCGATGGTTTCGCTCCTCTTCCTCCCAGTCGCAGGTGACCTGCGCGACCCAGCGCCTCATGTCGTAGACCGGATGGAGGTTGTGGCCGCCGGCCTTGAAACGCCGCTCGACGTCGCTCATCGCCTGGTCGAGCTGCGCCATGGTGATGTCGGGGAACTCGACCATGGTGTGCACGATGTGCGTGTACCAGAGGCGCAGCGCGCGGTCGTCCTCCGGTTCGAACAGTTCGGGCCGTTGGTCGTGGTCACTGAGGCACCGGGAGAACAGCGGAAACGCCATGTGCCACTGTCCGGCCACGCTGTAGGCGTCCGCGAGCCGGCGACGCGCCTCGAAGGCGAGCCGTGCGAACCCCCCGGCGTCAGCGTGGCGAACGACGTCCTCCATCGCCGCCTGCTGCGCCTCGCCGAAACGCATGGCCGAGGCCTCACTCAGCCGCTCCCGCAGTTCCGCTTCGCCGCGACTCATGGCTTTCCTCCCGGGGGCATCGCCCAGTCCAACAGGCCGAGGAAGGACTGGTTGAGTAGTGCGCTGTCCTGCGAACGCAACGGATGGTGCCCGTGCAGCAGTGCCTGGCCGTACAGCGCTTGGACGGCGAGGCCCACGAGGTCCGCGCTGGGCAGGTCGATCATCCGACGCAGCACGGGACTGTTCAGGTTGAGCACGAGCTGCGGTCGACGAGGCTCCGGGCTGGTGTCCGCGGACCCCACCGAGGACAGAACCGCGGACCACAGGTCGTCGGCCGACTCTCGTGCCGCGCGCATCTCCTCGGCCTGGATGGCCTGCCTACTCACCAGGTACAGCGCCGGAAGGGACGAGGGGTCGAACGCACGGGGCAGCGGGTCACATCCCAGTGGTTCCAGCACGCGAGTCGCCGCGCTCAGCAACGGTCCCAGCCGACGCTCCTCCTCCGCGTCGGGTGCCGCGAAGCGGGTGGTGAGCTCGCTCGGTTCGAGGGGGCGCACCTCGAGCGCGCGGTCGAGGGCCGACAGGCGTCGCATGATGTCGATGTCGTAGGCGTAGCCCCCATTCACCACGCCGATCCCCTGCGCGTGCGCGACGGCGGCCAGTTCTCGGAACCCGTCGGCGGTGGTCGTGTAGCGGATGACCGGGTGGGTGCGCCGGAATTCCGCGAGTGTCACGGGGCCCTCGTTCGTCTCCATCGGCCACCAACGCTCGACGATCCGCAGCATCTCGGTGTCGTGGAGCGCTAGGGCCTTCACTCCGAGGTGGTGGACGGTCAGGAACCGACGCAGTCGCCGGGGATCGGTGCTGGCCAGGCGTACGAGCCAGTCGCGGATCTGACTTCCCAGGGCCTCGCGGGTCCGTGCCAGCAGGTCGTCGTCGTAGACCTCCTCACGGCTGGCGGTCGGCCGCAGCTCGCTCGTGTCCACCACGCAGCGGACGAAGAACGCCCAGTCCGGGAGTAGCTTCTCCACCCCGTCGGCGACCAGCATCCGGCGCAGATACACCCGGTGCCCCGCTCGCTGCGCCGGGTTGGCGGAGGTGGGGAGAACGAAGGCGAGACCGGAGAGTCCGGCCTCGGGGACGTGGAGATGGATGACGTCGAAGGGCTCGAAGCCGAAGAGCCGCTCCGCGTAGGAGGACAGCGCCGCCCCGCGCCTCTCGGGCGTCGAGTGGCGGGTCCGCCAGGGCAGTTCACCGGCGCTCACCACCTGGCCCGCCACCGTGACCGGGATCGGTAGCAAACCGCCGTACCAGGTGGCCAGCCGCGTCACCGTGTCGCCGGCCAGCCAGTCCCGCATTCCCGGACGCGGGACGAGCGTGACGGTGGTGCCCGGCTCGGATCGTTGTTCCTCCGCCCGCTCTACTCTGTAGCGCCCGTCCGCGAAGCCGGTCCAGGCGACCGTCGGGCCACCGTGGGCGGAGCGGGTGCGCACCCGGATCTCGTCGGCCACGAGGAAGCAGGACAGCAGTCCGATCCCGAACTGCCCCAGGAACTCCTGGCGCGCGAACCCGAGTTCGTCGCGCTTGGAGCTGCGACCGATTGTGGCCAGCAGCTCGTGCACCTCCGTCTCGGTCAGACCGATGCCGTTGTCGTGGACGCGCAGCGTTCCGTCCCCGGTGCTCTCCCACGGCTCGACGGACACCGACGGGGCCGTGTCCGGGTCGAGCGGCGCCCGTGCGCCGCACGCGTCGACGGCGTTTTGCAGCAGCTCCCGTACGTACACCCGTGGACTCGTGTAGAGGTGGCGGCTGAGCAGGTCAACGACCCCGCGCAGGTCCACCTGAAACGCGCGTTCGGTCACCGTGCCCCCTTTGTCGATCACTCGAGACGGCCAGGAGTATAGGAAACAAGGGGGATCCACCCGAACACACTTACGCTCGTTCGCGGCCGGCTGGTGGGCGGCGAGCGGAAACGCGTGGTATTGGGGGCGCCGCCGCCCGCGACCGGCGATTCGTGGGTCACCCCCGGGCCCCACGACTGGCCCGGGCGCCGACCGCTCCGCCGGTGTCGCGGGTCCATCGACGACTCCAGGCGCCCCAGGTCCCCGCCCAGTGCCGTGGCCACGTCGGTCTCGGGACGCTCGGACCAGTGCGGGGACGCGTGGTACGTCGCCGGCCAGGTCTTCCTGGCGAGTACCGCGACGAACACGTGAGGGGCGCGACTACTCGTCCGCCTCGCGCGCGGCGGCGAGCGCGTCGTCGACGGCCGTCTCGTAGTCGCCGAGGAACGTTGGCTCGGGGTGGAGGACCATGGTCGCCAACGCGGACACCGCGGCGGGGACCTCGCGCACCCATCCTTGGATGGTGCCCCCGGTCCGCTCGCTGATGGCGGAGTCGGCGACGCCGACCGTGTCGATGCCGGCGCTCTGGCACAGGCGCACGGCACGCGGCAGGTGGAAGTCCTGGGTCACGACCGTCGCCGCGTCAACCCCGAACACCTCACGGGCCCGAGCACAGGAGTCCCAGGTCGAGAAACCGGCGTAGTCGGCCGCGATGTGCTCGGCCGGAACCCCCTCATCCTCGAGAAAGTCGCGCATGGTGTCGGTCTCGTTGTAGTGGTCGACGCTGTTGTCACCGCTGACGAGCAACACCTCCACGCTGCCGGCGAAGTACAGCTCCGCCGCCAGCTCCAACCGACGGGCCAACACCCGCGACGGCTCCCCGTCATCCCGCACCCCCGCCCCGAGGACCAGACCGACCGGGCGCTCGGGCACCTCGTCGGCGGTGTCGTAGCGGTCGTCCGCGGTTCCCGAGACGATCCACACGAACGGAACGAAACCAGCCACCACCGCTACGACGCACAGGACCGCCATTAGCCGCCAGCGGGAGAACTGCCGGCGCCGCTTTTGGTTGGGCCCGGTGGTCCGGGTGGAGGGAACTTCCTCGGAGGTCGTCACATCCTGTAGGACGAGCGAACCGGTAGACGGGTTCCGGTCCCACATCAGCGGTCGTCGAGGGAGGTGAGCGTCCCGCAGCCTCGTCCCAGCGTGGCGGGCGTGGCCACGGGTCGACCGGACGTTCGGCGCTCGGGAGACGTCGGGGTGACGCCCACTCCCTGGCCTCCACACCCGAACCGGACGCCGTCGGCGACACCGACACACCCCACGGTCAGGGCGGGGGTTCCTGCCGCCGCTTTTCGGTCTTTTCGGGATGCCATAAGAAGGACCGGATACCACTAACGAAGAACAGAGGGACACAAACGACGCAATCCTGGCGATGTTGAATTAGTGCGGACGAGTGGTGACGTGTTTTCTGGGGGCTTGGTGCCACCTGATGCTCTTTGGGTCATTGTGCCGACTCGCCCCATCCGCCCATCCGAGTTTCGGCTGGTGTGGGGAACGAATATACCGGGTACGGTTGCCCGAATATCCATTTCCACACCACTCGAAAGCAATTCCCGTTTCTACTGCAAAAACGCTCGTTGCTGCGGTCTCGTGTTGCGCGTAAGGAAATGGCGGCTAATGGGTGATGGTGTCGATGTCGTCCCCGCGCCGCCTCCACACTGATTCCAAATGGTGGTGCTTCCTGTGACCGAGACGGCCGAGTCGAGCCCTGTCCCGCAGCACGAACAACGACCGATGAGCCTTGGGACGTCGGCGGCGCGCAACCTGGCGACGACGACGAAGTCCGCCCCACAGATGCAGGGGGTGACGTCACGGTGGCTGCTGCGGCTGCTGCCCTGGGTGCAGGCACGAGGCGGCGTCTACCGGGTGAACCGCCGACTCGTCTACACGATCGGTGATGGTCGGGTCTCGTGTGTCAGCACGGGGGCCGAGGTGAGCGTGGTGCCCGCGGAGCTGCGCGAACTCCCGGCACTGCGGGAGTTCGGCGACGACTCGGTGTTGGAGGCGCTGGCTGGGCGGTTCGAGCAGCGTGAGTACGAGCCGGGCGACGTCATCGTGGAGGCGGGGCAGCCCAAGGACGCGGTCTACGTTCTCGCGCACGGCAAGGTGAACCGCGTCGCGCGGGGCGAGTACGGGAACAACGTCGTCCTGGACGTGCTGGTGGGGGGCAACTACTTCGGCGACGACCTCCTCACCGGAGCCCAGGACACCTGGGATTTCACCGCGAAGGCCAGCACCCGATGCACGGTGCTCGCCCTGTCACAACGCGCCGTGGGCGAACTGACCGAACAGTCCGACGCTCTGCGCGGGCACGGTTCGGATCGGGTGTCAATCGGTGCGGGTGAGTACGAGTGTGGACTGGGGCTCGGACTTCTGGGGGCCGGGCTCTTCGCCGGCGTCTTCGAGGCCTTCGCGGTAGAAGTGGATCGTCATCGTGTCGCCCTCGAAGGTCAGCTCCACCTCGTCGCTGGGGGTCCAGAGCGAGGCGCTTTCCCGGTCCACACAGCGAT is part of the Spiractinospora alimapuensis genome and harbors:
- a CDS encoding HSP90 family protein; the encoded protein is MTERAFQVDLRGVVDLLSRHLYTSPRVYVRELLQNAVDACGARAPLDPDTAPSVSVEPWESTGDGTLRVHDNGIGLTETEVHELLATIGRSSKRDELGFARQEFLGQFGIGLLSCFLVADEIRVRTRSAHGGPTVAWTGFADGRYRVERAEEQRSEPGTTVTLVPRPGMRDWLAGDTVTRLATWYGGLLPIPVTVAGQVVSAGELPWRTRHSTPERRGAALSSYAERLFGFEPFDVIHLHVPEAGLSGLAFVLPTSANPAQRAGHRVYLRRMLVADGVEKLLPDWAFFVRCVVDTSELRPTASREEVYDDDLLARTREALGSQIRDWLVRLASTDPRRLRRFLTVHHLGVKALALHDTEMLRIVERWWPMETNEGPVTLAEFRRTHPVIRYTTTADGFRELAAVAHAQGIGVVNGGYAYDIDIMRRLSALDRALEVRPLEPSELTTRFAAPDAEEERRLGPLLSAATRVLEPLGCDPLPRAFDPSSLPALYLVSRQAIQAEEMRAARESADDLWSAVLSSVGSADTSPEPRRPQLVLNLNSPVLRRMIDLPSADLVGLAVQALYGQALLHGHHPLRSQDSALLNQSFLGLLDWAMPPGGKP
- a CDS encoding SanA/YdcF family protein, with the protein product MTTSEEVPSTRTTGPNQKRRRQFSRWRLMAVLCVVAVVAGFVPFVWIVSGTADDRYDTADEVPERPVGLVLGAGVRDDGEPSRVLARRLELAAELYFAGSVEVLLVSGDNSVDHYNETDTMRDFLEDEGVPAEHIAADYAGFSTWDSCARAREVFGVDAATVVTQDFHLPRAVRLCQSAGIDTVGVADSAISERTGGTIQGWVREVPAAVSALATMVLHPEPTFLGDYETAVDDALAAAREADE